Sequence from the Bacillus thuringiensis genome:
ATAGTACCTCTTTTTAATTATTTATATTTTTTCTTGTTGTGAAATCTTTAATCGCCTCTAGATAGCGAAACCATATCCGTTTCCATATAAGTTGTGCATTTTTTAATGTATCACCTTTAAATATCCATCATATTGATTATACACTTTCTTCGTTTTATTTGTTAAAATTTTCTATATAATCATTCACGTTGGGGGAATACATGATGCCTAATCCTATACTTAAATCAACTTTAATCATCCTTAGAGGAAACTCCGCAAGTGGTAAAACAACAATCGCAAAGCAACTACAAGAGCATTTCGGACAAGGTACACTTTTGGTATCACAGGATGTTGTACGTAGAGATATGCTTAGAGTACACGACACGATGGGGAATTTATCACATGATTTACTATTTGAAATTACAAAGTACGGAAAAGGAAAATGTGAGTTTGTTATTTTAGAAGGTATTTTAAACAGTCGAAGATACGGTGAAATGTTAAAAGAATTAATACATTATTTTGAAGGAAACACGTATACATATTACTTTGATTTATCGTTAAAAGAAACGATTCGACGACATAACACAAGGGAAAAGCGGCATGAATTTGGTGAGGATTCCCTAGAAAAATGGTATAATCCACACGATACAATTGAAGTTGCTAGCGAAACTATTTTTACAGATAACTTCACGCAAAAAGATATATTTGATGCGATTCTTAATGATATTATGGTACGAAAATAAGACCGACAGAATATGTCAGTCTTATTTTCATTATGTTATTAGATTTATTATAAAATCTTCACTTTAACAGTTTGTCTTCCCCAATTCATCGCTTTACTTTTTGAACCCATTAAAACATCAATGCGATTACCTTTAATTGCACTTCCCGTATCACCAGCAATTGCTTCTCCATAACCTTCTACCCATACTTTAGATCCTAATGGGATTACTTTCGGATCTACTGCTATAATTCTCATATTCGGATTAGCCGTTAAATCATGCCCCATCGCAGTTAAAACACGTCCACCATATGTACCATTCTCACTTGGATCAGCCGTATATGCTGTCGCCACCACCGTTAATTCACGTTTAGCGGACTGTGTGTTATTTTTAGACTCTTCTTTTGCCTTTATTGCTTCTCGTTCTCTTGCTTCTTCCTTAGCTTTGGCTATTTCCTTTGCTTTCGCTTCTTCCTTAGCCTTTGCTATTTCCTGTGCTTTCGCTTCTTCCTTAGCCTTTGCTATTTCCTGTGCTTTTGCTTCTTCCTTAGCTTTCGCTATCTCTTGCGCTTTTGCCTCTTCCTTAGCTTTCGCTATCTCTTGCGCTTTTGCCTCTTCCTTAGCTTTCGCTATCTCTTGCGCTTTTGCCTCTTCCTTAGCTTTCGCTATCTCTTGCGCTTTTGCTTCTTCCTTAGCTTTCGCTATCTCTTGCGCTTTTGCTTCTTCCTTAGCTTTCGCTATTTCTTGTGCTTTTGCTTCTTCTTGGACTTTTACTTCTTCCTTAGGCTTTGTTACTTCTTGGACTTTTACTTCTTCCTTAGGCTTTGTCACTTCTTGGACTTTTACTTCTTCCTTAGGCTTTGTTACTTCTTGGACTTTTACTTCTTCCTTAGGCTTTGTTACTTCTTGGACTTTCACTTCTTCCTTAGGCTTTGTTACTTCTTGGACTTTCACTTCTTCCTTAGGCTTTGTTACTTCTTGGACTTTTGCTTCTTCCTTAGGCTTTGTTACTTCTTGGACTTTTGCTTCTTCCTTAGCTTTAACCATTTTTTGTACTTTCGCTACTTGCTTCGTTTTCTCGTCAGCCTTTTTTTCAATTGGTGCTTTACTTGATAAGAAAGAAACATTTACATAAGCTGTTTTTCCTTTATATTCAAATTGTATCCATCCATCTTTTACTTGGTTCGTTGATTCAATTACATCATCTTTTTTCAGTCTGCCAAGAATTTCTGATTCCGTGTTTGATTCAGAACGTACATTTAATAAATCTGCTGTTACATGGTAAATATCTTTTGTAAACTTCGAGCTTACAAATACTTCTTTACCATTTAACTCAATTTTTGACCAGCCATCTTCAGTATTTATGACTTTTAATTCTTCCCCGTTTTTTACTTTTTCGACAACTTTTGATTCCGTAGTCGGTTTTTCACGTACGTTGAGTACATCTGCTGTTACGATCGTTTCTGCAGTAGCAGTTGTAGTAAATGCTCCCAATCCAAAAACTGTTGCTGTTGCTGCGCCAATTACTTTTTTCATAGTATCCTCCATTATATTTTTTTGAATTCTATCAAATGCTTTCGTAAAAATAATAAAATTTACTATCATACCAAAACATTTGCAACGGTATATTAATACGACTTAATATACTGTTATTAAAACTCTTACTCCAATACTATCAAATTCTTATTTCTAATTCTATATATTATAAGTATCCTTATCTTCTATAAACGTTTCATGTCGTAATTCCCGCCAAAAATAAACTTACGATTGCTAAAAAATGAAGATGAATTTGAGGATTATTCTGAGAAAGATGAATATAAAATATTATTTGAAACGAGAAGAAAAAAGTTACCGATATACAACTTGGCTTAGAAATCCCTCATTTAATAATTACATTAGAAAGCGGACAGATCATATTTTTAAATGGTTTTCATAATGATTATGAATGTTGGCAAGCTGGCATCCAATTTGAAGATTGGCTTGTAGTGGCTGCACCTGGTAATGAAATCACCACTTTGATTCCCAATCAGTTTAATAAAAAATAGCTAATGGAATATCTCCATCAGCTATTTTTTATTTTGAAGAAATACTAACAAGGCGTCTCCTTCCCAAGCTTCCAACTAAACCATCTTCCATGCCCTTCCGTTTCTCCAACCGTTTCACGATATTCGTTGCCGTTAATATAATAATCAATATGAAAGTCCCGGTCCCACATGTTGTTATAAAGATGGAATACATCACGCTTTGCACCGATTTCTTGGATTTGTTTTTCTAGCTTACGTTTTACTTGTTCAGGTATTTGATTTGCGACGTGTGTATGGAAAATACAGATAACCGCATCATCATTTATTTGTTCAATAATAGATGGTAATAGTTCTACACCATTTCCTTCTATTAATTTGACAGACTCATTTTTTACTAAAGTTGCTGCTTGGTCAAACGTTTCTAGTCTTTCTTTATGTTCTGGCCAAATGAGTGCACGTAGCCATAAATAATCTTCGTCACTATGTAAATCATTCACATGTAAATCTAGTCCGATTCTTTCTACGACAGGTGGACTTTCTTTTAATAAATGAGGCACATTCTCCCCTCTTATTTCAGAAGTTAAATGTACATTCGAATTTATATTTCCGTATGTTTCATCTGTACCGTACGAATAGCTATATTGGTCCCAAAATAGTTGTAATCCAGAACTTGTACCAATTTCTATTAACGCTAACGGTTTATTCACTTTATTAAATATGTAACTGAAACTTGGATATAAGTACGCACATCGTCTTACTTCGTTCGTTTGAACGAGTTTCGTTTGTAATAAATTAATAATTTCTTCTCTGTACATTTTACAGAAATCTTTAAAATGATCAAAAGCTTGATCTAAATTCGTATTGGCATGTTCAACTAAGCTACTATAATACGTTTTTAGATGATGTTCTTTCCCTGCTAGTAATAAATAATGTACTGCACCTAATAATAAGTTTGGGACTGGTTGACCTGCTTGAGCGTAGGAAGATAGTGTAAGTACTTCCTCATCTTCAGCTATTTTTATTGCTACGTATTCATATAAGTCACTTGACCCTTTACATTCTTTTATTGAAAAATTTCGAAATAAGTTTGCGATTTGTTCTTGTGTACGCATGTGCATCCCTCCTTTTAAATTTCAGAATAATCATACAATAAGCGGAGCAAAAAGTCCCATAAAAAGGTATCCTTTCTACCCACTTTTGGATACGTAAGCTTTTTCGAGATAATTTCAAACTGTAATTTTTTTCTATTCATTAACTGAAAAGTGCTTGTTAAATAAGAATTTTGGCAAATAAAGCGTTAAATATTTTAAAATTATCAGATAACACTAGATATTTTAGTCTATTAATTATTATAATAGAGTATGAGATGGTTATATAATTGAGACAAAAAAGGTATACACCTAGGTGGGGCCTAGGCGGTGTTTCTCTTTTACGGCTTAGACATAGAAAACACCTACTCTTTTTTGCCAATATAGGGGATGGAGAGATTATCATGAGCAACATGCAGCAAAAAACAGACGTTATCTTAATTGGTGCAGGAATTATGAGTGCAACGTTAGGCTCATTACTAAAAGAATTAGCACCTGAATGGGAAATTAAAGTTTTTGAAAAACTCGCAAGTGCCGGGGAAGAAAGCTCTAACGAATGGAATAATGCAGGTACAGGGCATTCTGCGCTTTGCGAACTGAACTATACTTCCGAAAAATCTGACGGATCTATAGATATTAGTAAGGCTGTAAAAGTGAATGAGCAATTCCAGCTTTCAAGACAATTTTGGGCATATCTTGTAAAAAGCAAACTAATTCGTAATCCACAAGATTTCATTATGCCTCTACCTCATATGAGTTTAGTACAAGGTGACAAAAATGTTGAGTTTCTAAAAAACCGTTTTGAAGCGCTTTCAAAAAATCCACTGTTTCAAGGCATGGAATTTTCCGATGCTCCTGAAACATTAAAAAAATGGCTTCCACTCATTATGGAAGGACGTACATCTAATGAACCGATGGCTGCAACGAAGATTGACTCTGGAACAGATGTGAACTTCGGTGCATTAACACGTATGTTGTTTGATTACTTACAAACTAAAAATGTCGAGCTAAACTACAAACATAGTGTCGAAAATATTAAACGCACGAAGAATGGTTTGTGGGAAGTAAAAGTACACGATATGAATAGTGGTAAAATTGAACATCATACTGCAAAATTTGTCTTTATCGGCGGCGGTGGCGGAAGCTTACCTCTACTACAAAAGACAGGTATTCCTGAATCAAAACATATCGGTGGATTCCCAGTAAGTGGACTATTTATGGTATGTAAAAACCAAAAAGTTGTAGAGCAACATCATGCGAAAGTATACGGTAAAGCTAAAGTTGGCGCTCCGCCAATGTCTGTACCTCACCTTGATACGAGATATATAGACAATAAAAAAGCTTTATTATTCGGACCGTTCGCAGGGTTCTCACCTAAATTCTTAAAAACTGGCTCAAACCTTGACTTAATTGGTTCTGTAAAACCGAATAACGTCTTAACGATGTTAGCTGCTGGTGTAAAAGAAATGGGATTAACAAAATACTTAATTCAACAAGTTATGTTATCACACGAAAAACGTATGGAAGAATTACGCGAATTCATTCCGAACGCGAAAAGTGAAGATTGGGATATTGTAGTTGCTGGGCAACGTGTGCAAGTAATTAAAGATACTGATGCTGGCGGTAAAGGTACACTTCAATTCGGTACAGAAGTTGTCAGTGCAGCTGACGGCTCAATCGCTGCATTACTAGGTGCTTCACCAGGTGCCTCTACTGCCGTTCACGTTATGCTTGAAGTATTAGAAAAATGTTTCCCAAGCCGCATGATAGAATGGGAAGAAAAAATAAAAGAAATGATTCCTTCTTACGGCACTTCATTAACAGAAAATCCTAGATTATTCCAAGACCTTCACACTTCTACAGGTCGTACCCTTGGATTAAATGAAAAAGAAACAGTTCATAATTAATGAAGAAATAAAAACGTCCGATACATTCGGACGTTTTTTCGTTACTAGAAATTATATTTATCAATATTATCCTTTGTAAATACGACTCGTTCTGGTAGTACGATAATTCCGTTCCCTTCTGCCTCATAGTCATATCCTTGAATGGAGTTTGGCTCTACTTTCACTTTTCCAATTCCTTTTACTTCGAAGCTATCCCCTACTTTTAACTTCTTCCCTTTTACAACAATTTCATTTGCTACATACGTTGCGAGTGCACCTTGTTGTTTGACATCCCATAATCCGAATTGTTGTACTGTTCCTCGTTTTACATAATCACGCATAACATTCGGTGTGGAAAATCCAGTTACAACGACTTTTTTATCCATTTTCAAGTTTTCGGCTGCTTGTGCCATTGCCGGAAGTGCCGTTGCATCTGGACAAATGACTGCATTCATATCTGGATACGTTTTTAAAATGTTCTCCCCTACAGACAAAGACTTTTGTGCATTATTTTCACCGTACTGTGTCGTTACAATTTCCCAGTTCGGATATTTCTTTTTAATAATTTCTTTCGCTTTCGTTACCCATTGATTTTGATCCGTTACTGTTGGACTAGAATAAAAGAATGCTACTTTTCCTTTATCTCCAATTTGCTTTGAAGTCATTTCAATTAATAAGTTTGCAAGTTGGTCTGGTGTACCTTGACTTATATAAAATGAACGGTCTTTCGGATTCACATCAGAGTCCCACGTTAACACCGTCATCCCTTTTTTCTTTGCACGTTGCAGTGATTGTGATAAACCATCTACTGACGTAGAAGAAACCATAAGTGCATCATAGTTTTGGTTAATGAAATTGTTTATATATTTTACTTGCCCTGATACGCTTGCTTCAGACGGTCCATCATATTTCACTTGTACGCCTAACTTATCTCCCATCTCTTTTGCCCCTTCACCACCTGATGTAAAGAAGCCAACTCCAGTTAATTTTGGGATAAATGCAAATTTCACATCATCAGCTTTTTTCTTATCTGCGGTTTGACTAGAACAAGCGATTAAGCCGATTAAACAAATGCATACGATTAATACAACCCCTAGTTTTCTCTTCATGACATTTCCCCCTTATGCAAATTCTTTCTTTTCCCCAATGTGAATTGATGTAATTTGAAATGTCTCATTATAACTGAAAGAATAAGGATAATACCAATTACTACGTTGGATTGTTCATTTGTTAAACCCGTCATTTGCAAACCATACTGCATGAGCCCAATAAAAATACTCGCAAGTACAGTACCGATAATGCTTCCTTTTCCCCCTGTAATAAGTGTCCCGCCTAATACAACTGCTGTAATAATTGGTAAAATCGTTTCACTTCCCATATCTGCACGTGCGGAACCGAAATACGCGGTTAAGAAAGCACCTCCTAATCCACCTCCTAACCCGGAAAGTATGTAAGCTATGATGACTACTTTTTTCGTTTTAATCCCGGTGTATTTGGCTGCATTTTCGTTTGCACCTGTTAATTTTACGTGGCGCCCATATATGGTGCGATGAAACAATATCGTGCATAAAATCGTTAATATAATTAGTAACCATAATAAATTCGGTATTCCTATAAAACTACCGTTTGCCAGTTGTACAAATGTGTCAGGTAATCCGCTTATTCCTTCATACCCAGAAGCACCTGCCCCTCCTGAAATGACGAGTGCAATTCCACCATATAAAAACATCGTTCCGAGTGTAACGACAAGTGGCTCTACATCTGTCATTTTTATAATGATTCCGTTTAAAGCTCCTGCTAAACAACTAATTATAAGAGCTATTATGACAGCAAACAAAATAGATACCCCATTCATCCAAAGTACACCGATCAAGATTGAAGTGAGCCCCATTATTGAGCCGACCGATACATCAATTCCTCCTGTTACAATAACGAAAGTCATTGGTATCGCCGCTATTGCTATAAATAAGAAATCATTTGTACTAAAAAGGAGATTACTAATATTTAAGAAATCGCTGCTTATAAAACTAAAGAGAATGAATTCAATAAGAAGTAATACAATTAGAACACCTTCCCATCTGTATACATACTTCATAGATTCCTTCTCCTTTCGGCCTTCCACTTTTTCATAACACTATCCAGTATGATGATAAGTAATAATAAAAAACCTGAAATAGCATTATTCCAAAATGCTGGTATTTTTAAAAAGACGAGTGAACTGCTTATTGTTTCTAAAAATAATGCTCCTAATGCAGCTCCAAATAAAGATCCTGTTCCTCCTTTTAAATGAATTCCTCCTAGTACAGCGGCTGCGATTACTTGTAATTCTAATCCTGTACCAGTTTGATTTGGAACGAACCCGATATTCATAACAAATATGCAACCAGCGAGCGCAGCGCTTATTCCTGAAATCATAAACGCATATATCTTTACTGTATTAACAGGTATACCAATGAGTCTCGCGCCATCTTCATTATCACCTACCGCATAAAAGTATCTTCCAAATGGCACTTTCTTTAAAAAGAAGTATAGTAGTAGTAAAATAATAAAAACAATCCATACAATTATCGGCAAACCAAGTATGACGATAGATGACAGTTGCTTAAAATCGTTTGGTATATCTTCAATCCACTTTCCGCCTGTGAAAATTAACATCGCACCTCTAACAATTCCTAACATGCCTAATGTCATAATAATGGCTGGTACCCGAAACTTTGCAACTCCAATACCATTTAAGAAACCGATAATGGCCCCAAGTATAATAGCAGCAAATATTGACATGGATGCACTATACTCATTCGTTAACATCATCCCGCAAACTGCTGCACTTAACCCCATAATTGAGCCAACTGATACATCTATGTTTTTCGTAAATAAGACGAACGATTGGCCGATTGCTAGCACGACTAAAATAACGCTTGATTTCACCATTAAAGATAACGAGTCAAATTGAATAAAACTAGGGTTTATCATTCCGACAATAGCTATATAAATTAGTAGTAACGTTATAATAGACGTTTCGTGCATTTTTAACATACGTTTCATTCCGCTACACCTCCGTATGCAAGGCGTGTAACTTCATTCACACTCAGTTGTTCTTTTTCCATATGAGAAACAAATCGCCCATTCCTCATTACATATACACGGTTCACTAATTGAACAATTTCTTCAACATCTGAAGAAATTAATAAAATTGCGAGTCCTTCCCTTTTCATTTTTTCTATCGTCTCATACACTTCAAGCCTTGCCTTCGCATCAATTCCACGAGTCGGTTCATCAAGAATAATAATTTTCGGATTACACGCAAGATATTTTGCTAGCACGACTTTTTGCTGATTACCTCCTGATAAAGATGTCAGTTCTTCATTCATATTCTGTACAACAATTTGGAACTGTTCTATAAATGAATTAACTAAAGCGCTTTCTTTTTCTTGATTTATAAAAAAGCGATTATTTTGCTGTAAACTTGCTGCTGCAATATTTTCTTTAACAGAAGCAATTGAGAAAATTCCATTCCTCGCTCTATCCTCTGGCACATAAACTAGCCCTTCGTCTAGCCTTTTATGCAAAGAACATGTATCAATTGATTTTCCTTCTAATAAAATAGACCCTGATTTTATAGTTTTCAATCCAAATATTGCTTCTGCTAATTCAGTTCTGCCAGATCCTATAATGCCAGCAATACCTACAATCTCACCCGCATGTACAGTGAATGATATGTTTTCGAATGCGTGGCTCGTTACATCAACTACTTCTAATATTTTCTTCGTTCCTTTTGTCACTTGCACAATATCTCTTTTCTCTTCTTGTTTATACCCTTTTGGTAATAATCCCTCCATTAGCATGTCATATGTATAGTCACATACATCTCCTTGACTTACAATCACTCCATCTCGTAATATTGCTACTTTGTTGGCAATTTCAAAGATTTCTGGAAAGCGATGCGTAATATAAATCATCCCAATTTCTTTTTCTTGTAAACTTTTCATCAACACAAAAAGACTCTTAATTTCGTGAGTTGTTAATGTCGATGTTGGCTCATCTAAAATAAGAATCTCGGCTTCTCGTATTAATCCTCTAACAATTTCTACTAACTGTTGCTGCGCAATGGATAATGATGCTCCTAGCTCATAAAGGTCAATATCCCAACCTAAGCTGTTAATCAATTGCTGAACTTTTACTTTCAGTTCCCTTCTCTTCCCTTTTATCCCAATGCATATATTTTCTTCAATAGTCATATTCGGAAAAATGAGCGGTTCTTGCGGTATTAAATAAATACCTTTTCGGTGCGCTTCTGACGGATTTGAAAACTGTTGCTTCGTTCCTTTTACATACATTACTCCATCATCATACGAATATAACCCCGTTAATATTTTCATTAATGTTGATTTCCCGGCACCATTTCCCCCAACTAAAGCGTATATATCTCCACGCTCTACTTGTAAGTTCACTTCTTTTAATACAAGTTGATTTAAAAACGCCTTACTCATTTTCTTTACTTGTAATAAAGGTACGTTCTCCACTTGATGTCACCTGCCTTTATGCAGAACATTTTTTGAGAAAATGATTATTTGTTCTACTTGTTTTGTAGCATTGTATATTCCTTTTTTTATATCTAGAACACTTTTTTCTACGTACTATTAATCGTTTCAACTGGAATAAACAAAATATATGGCACATATGTTTAAGCAGTGGTCAATTGTTGAAAGGGATGAAGAGTATGACTCAGCTTAACTTTGAAGAGAATTTATTAACGAAAGTAGCTTGGTACTATTATAAAGACCAATTAACACAACAGGAGATTGCTTCACTTCTTCATATTTCAAGAAATAAAGTCGTCCGGTTATTAGATAAGGCGCGGGGTGAAGGTATCGTTACATTTCACGTAAAAGGTACTGGTTTGCACTGTTTAAGTATTGAGCGTGACCTAATGAAAAAATTTCACTTAAAAGATGCTTTTATTATCCCTACCCCAGTAAACAATTATCACACTTCTCTTGGAAAAGCTGCTGCACAATATTTAGAAACTCAGCTCCAGCAAGGTGATTTACTCGGTATTGGCTGGGGAGAAACAATTAGCAAAATGCTAGAAAACATTCATTTCGAAAGCTCTATTAATCTTTCAATCGTAACGTTAACAGGCGGAGTAAATCACTATCTCCCGAGAAAACAAAACTATTTACACTACATGCAAGGCGATCTGCACATTATCCCTACGCCGTTTCTAGCGTCTACAACCGAAATGGCACAAAGTATTCTATCAGAACCGAGTGTAAAAGATATGCTTCATGTCGCTTCACTTGCTCATACGGCTGTTGTTGGTATTGGAGGATTATCACAAGACGCTACAATTGTAAAAGAAGAAAAATTAACACTACGTGAGATGACGTATATTCGTAGTCAAAACGGTGCTGGTGATATTTTAGGACAGTTTTATAATACAAATGGCGATTTATTAGAGCTCTCGCATCACAATCGCCTAATTGGCACGCCTCTCTCTATTCTACGCAATATGAATCATGTCGTCGGTGTTGCTGGAGGTACAGAAAAGATAGACGCAATTTATGGTGCCTTAAAAGGAAAGTTTATTCATGCATTAATTACCGATGAGGAAACTGCCCTCTCCTTATTACGAAAGGATGGTGATTGTTAATGTCTCATTTATTAGCTTTTGACGCTGGTACAGGAAGCATTCGAGCTGTTCTTTTTGATTTACTAGGTAATCAAATTGCGGTCAGTCAAAAAGAATGGGTTCATAACACGGATCCTCGTTACCCAGGTTCTATGAATTTTGATGTAATAGCAAACTGGAAGCTAGTACAAAAATGCACGAAAGAAGTTTTACAAAGAAGTAATGTCTCACCCTCTTCTATTAAAGCTATTAGCGCTACTAGTATGCGAGAAGGTTTTGTTTTATATGATAAAAATGGGCAAGAAATTTGGGCTTGTGCAAATGTTGATGGGCGTGCATCCGCTGAAGTTAGTGAGCTAAAAGAAATACGTTCGCATCTTGAAGAAGATTTATATACAAGATCAGGTCAAACTTTTTCACTAGGTGCTTTACCCCGCCTACTTTGGATTAAAAAACATGAACCCGAAATCTATAGCAATATTCATTCTTTTACGATGTTAAACGATTGGATTTTATATAAACTAAGCGGTGTACTGCAAATCGACCCCTCAAATGGATGTACGTCCGGTATTTTCGACTTAAAAAATAGAGTGTGGGATAACGATGTCGCTAAGGAGTGCGGTCTAACTTTACCATTTTCACCAACAGTAAATGAAGCTGGTACAGTAATTGGCAACGTTACAAAAGAGTTTGCAGCATTCACTGGTTTACGTGAAGGAATTCCTGTCGTCGCCGGGGGCGGAGATGCTCAAATGGCATCACTCGGAACGGGAGTCGTGAAGCCTAATCAAACATTAATATGCGGAGGTAGTTTTTGGCAACAAGAAGTGAATGTTACTGAGCCAATTACGGATCCATATGCTGCAATTCGCATAAATTGTCACGTCGTACCTAACCTGTGGCAATATGAAACGATTGCCTTTTTTCCAGGGCTTGTTATGCGCTGGTTTCGAGACGCTTTTTGCCAAGAGGAAAAGAAACTTGCTGACAAGCTCGGTGTAGATGCTTATGCATTATTAGAAGAACAAGCGAAAGACGTACCTGTCGGCTCACATGGCATTATCCCTACTTTTTCAAACGTAATGAACTACATTTCTTGGCGTCATGCCGCACCTTCTTTTTTAAATTTAAGTT
This genomic interval carries:
- a CDS encoding kinase, with the translated sequence MPNPILKSTLIILRGNSASGKTTIAKQLQEHFGQGTLLVSQDVVRRDMLRVHDTMGNLSHDLLFEITKYGKGKCEFVILEGILNSRRYGEMLKELIHYFEGNTYTYYFDLSLKETIRRHNTREKRHEFGEDSLEKWYNPHDTIEVASETIFTDNFTQKDIFDAILNDIMVRK
- the entB gene encoding cell wall-binding protein EntB, producing MKKVIGAATATVFGLGAFTTTATAETIVTADVLNVREKPTTESKVVEKVKNGEELKVINTEDGWSKIELNGKEVFVSSKFTKDIYHVTADLLNVRSESNTESEILGRLKKDDVIESTNQVKDGWIQFEYKGKTAYVNVSFLSSKAPIEKKADEKTKQVAKVQKMVKAKEEAKVQEVTKPKEEAKVQEVTKPKEEVKVQEVTKPKEEVKVQEVTKPKEEVKVQEVTKPKEEVKVQEVTKPKEEVKVQEVTKPKEEVKVQEEAKAQEIAKAKEEAKAQEIAKAKEEAKAQEIAKAKEEAKAQEIAKAKEEAKAQEIAKAKEEAKAQEIAKAKEEAKAQEIAKAKEEAKAQEIAKAKEEAKAKEIAKAKEEAREREAIKAKEESKNNTQSAKRELTVVATAYTADPSENGTYGGRVLTAMGHDLTANPNMRIIAVDPKVIPLGSKVWVEGYGEAIAGDTGSAIKGNRIDVLMGSKSKAMNWGRQTVKVKIL
- a CDS encoding DUF2332 domain-containing protein; amino-acid sequence: MRTQEQIANLFRNFSIKECKGSSDLYEYVAIKIAEDEEVLTLSSYAQAGQPVPNLLLGAVHYLLLAGKEHHLKTYYSSLVEHANTNLDQAFDHFKDFCKMYREEIINLLQTKLVQTNEVRRCAYLYPSFSYIFNKVNKPLALIEIGTSSGLQLFWDQYSYSYGTDETYGNINSNVHLTSEIRGENVPHLLKESPPVVERIGLDLHVNDLHSDEDYLWLRALIWPEHKERLETFDQAATLVKNESVKLIEGNGVELLPSIIEQINDDAVICIFHTHVANQIPEQVKRKLEKQIQEIGAKRDVFHLYNNMWDRDFHIDYYINGNEYRETVGETEGHGRWFSWKLGKETPC
- a CDS encoding malate:quinone oxidoreductase is translated as MSNMQQKTDVILIGAGIMSATLGSLLKELAPEWEIKVFEKLASAGEESSNEWNNAGTGHSALCELNYTSEKSDGSIDISKAVKVNEQFQLSRQFWAYLVKSKLIRNPQDFIMPLPHMSLVQGDKNVEFLKNRFEALSKNPLFQGMEFSDAPETLKKWLPLIMEGRTSNEPMAATKIDSGTDVNFGALTRMLFDYLQTKNVELNYKHSVENIKRTKNGLWEVKVHDMNSGKIEHHTAKFVFIGGGGGSLPLLQKTGIPESKHIGGFPVSGLFMVCKNQKVVEQHHAKVYGKAKVGAPPMSVPHLDTRYIDNKKALLFGPFAGFSPKFLKTGSNLDLIGSVKPNNVLTMLAAGVKEMGLTKYLIQQVMLSHEKRMEELREFIPNAKSEDWDIVVAGQRVQVIKDTDAGGKGTLQFGTEVVSAADGSIAALLGASPGASTAVHVMLEVLEKCFPSRMIEWEEKIKEMIPSYGTSLTENPRLFQDLHTSTGRTLGLNEKETVHN
- the lsrB gene encoding autoinducer 2 ABC transporter substrate-binding protein LsrB codes for the protein MKRKLGVVLIVCICLIGLIACSSQTADKKKADDVKFAFIPKLTGVGFFTSGGEGAKEMGDKLGVQVKYDGPSEASVSGQVKYINNFINQNYDALMVSSTSVDGLSQSLQRAKKKGMTVLTWDSDVNPKDRSFYISQGTPDQLANLLIEMTSKQIGDKGKVAFFYSSPTVTDQNQWVTKAKEIIKKKYPNWEIVTTQYGENNAQKSLSVGENILKTYPDMNAVICPDATALPAMAQAAENLKMDKKVVVTGFSTPNVMRDYVKRGTVQQFGLWDVKQQGALATYVANEIVVKGKKLKVGDSFEVKGIGKVKVEPNSIQGYDYEAEGNGIIVLPERVVFTKDNIDKYNF
- a CDS encoding ABC transporter permease, which codes for MKYVYRWEGVLIVLLLIEFILFSFISSDFLNISNLLFSTNDFLFIAIAAIPMTFVIVTGGIDVSVGSIMGLTSILIGVLWMNGVSILFAVIIALIISCLAGALNGIIIKMTDVEPLVVTLGTMFLYGGIALVISGGAGASGYEGISGLPDTFVQLANGSFIGIPNLLWLLIILTILCTILFHRTIYGRHVKLTGANENAAKYTGIKTKKVVIIAYILSGLGGGLGGAFLTAYFGSARADMGSETILPIITAVVLGGTLITGGKGSIIGTVLASIFIGLMQYGLQMTGLTNEQSNVVIGIILILSVIMRHFKLHQFTLGKRKNLHKGEMS
- a CDS encoding ABC transporter permease subunit, with product MKRMLKMHETSIITLLLIYIAIVGMINPSFIQFDSLSLMVKSSVILVVLAIGQSFVLFTKNIDVSVGSIMGLSAAVCGMMLTNEYSASMSIFAAIILGAIIGFLNGIGVAKFRVPAIIMTLGMLGIVRGAMLIFTGGKWIEDIPNDFKQLSSIVILGLPIIVWIVFIILLLLYFFLKKVPFGRYFYAVGDNEDGARLIGIPVNTVKIYAFMISGISAALAGCIFVMNIGFVPNQTGTGLELQVIAAAVLGGIHLKGGTGSLFGAALGALFLETISSSLVFLKIPAFWNNAISGFLLLLIIILDSVMKKWKAERRRNL
- a CDS encoding sugar ABC transporter ATP-binding protein, which translates into the protein MENVPLLQVKKMSKAFLNQLVLKEVNLQVERGDIYALVGGNGAGKSTLMKILTGLYSYDDGVMYVKGTKQQFSNPSEAHRKGIYLIPQEPLIFPNMTIEENICIGIKGKRRELKVKVQQLINSLGWDIDLYELGASLSIAQQQLVEIVRGLIREAEILILDEPTSTLTTHEIKSLFVLMKSLQEKEIGMIYITHRFPEIFEIANKVAILRDGVIVSQGDVCDYTYDMLMEGLLPKGYKQEEKRDIVQVTKGTKKILEVVDVTSHAFENISFTVHAGEIVGIAGIIGSGRTELAEAIFGLKTIKSGSILLEGKSIDTCSLHKRLDEGLVYVPEDRARNGIFSIASVKENIAAASLQQNNRFFINQEKESALVNSFIEQFQIVVQNMNEELTSLSGGNQQKVVLAKYLACNPKIIILDEPTRGIDAKARLEVYETIEKMKREGLAILLISSDVEEIVQLVNRVYVMRNGRFVSHMEKEQLSVNEVTRLAYGGVAE